The following coding sequences lie in one Hyphobacterium sp. CCMP332 genomic window:
- a CDS encoding helix-turn-helix domain-containing protein yields the protein MAEFEREIMLERQREGIAKAKSAGKYRPGPTARQKADQVMELIGQGLKQAGVAAELGISRSSVQRIVRQSN from the coding sequence GTGGCAGAATTCGAACGCGAGATCATGCTGGAACGTCAGCGTGAAGGTATTGCCAAGGCCAAATCTGCTGGGAAATACAGGCCGGGCCCCACTGCCCGTCAGAAGGCTGATCAAGTTATGGAGCTGATCGGTCAGGGATTGAAGCAGGCAGGTGTTGCGGCCGAGTTGGGAATTTCGCGGTCAAGCGTTCAGCGGATTGTTCGCCAATCGAATTAG
- a CDS encoding MFS transporter, which produces MTFVNAGVSAAVQVFFPVQLAELGAGLTFYTYAAFGLFFVVLVARFVPETKGLTLEALEESASR; this is translated from the coding sequence GTGACTTTCGTGAATGCCGGTGTGAGCGCGGCGGTTCAGGTCTTCTTCCCCGTTCAACTGGCCGAGCTTGGAGCCGGTCTCACATTTTATACCTACGCCGCATTCGGCCTGTTCTTTGTTGTTCTCGTGGCGCGCTTTGTGCCTGAGACGAAAGGCCTGACACTCGAAGCGCTTGAAGAGTCCGCCAGTCGGTAA
- a CDS encoding alpha/beta hydrolase: MRQVFAGEPPYGEIDRSVGEALAVADAIDAWQLIQDQAQAFDINPRRVGVLGFSAGAVTALGLARDVQDIPPAFLGYIYGPMGTGVLPASPPPLFRLSPPTIRYMPGRALR, from the coding sequence ATGCGGCAAGTTTTCGCCGGCGAGCCGCCCTACGGAGAGATCGATCGATCTGTGGGTGAGGCGCTGGCAGTGGCCGATGCAATAGATGCATGGCAGCTGATCCAGGATCAGGCGCAGGCCTTTGACATCAACCCTAGACGCGTGGGGGTTCTCGGTTTTTCAGCGGGCGCCGTTACGGCTCTGGGTCTGGCCCGCGACGTGCAGGATATCCCGCCAGCCTTTCTTGGTTATATCTACGGGCCTATGGGCACAGGCGTTTTGCCGGCCTCTCCACCGCCCTTGTTTCGGCTCTCGCCGCCGACGATCCGTTATATGCCGGGCAGGGCTTTGCGTTGA
- a CDS encoding putative glycoside hydrolase — protein MVQITGNPIDLSRESNGAMELVFRARAFNAEPHNVEIGLGCDGAEACEAWMPIRIRQGNWSEFRIGLSCFGDAGVDMTTINRPFMLRTVDVAGEIGLSEIGLGSDVDAIRTCGTE, from the coding sequence GTGGTGCAAATCACGGGAAATCCGATCGACCTTTCGCGCGAAAGCAATGGCGCGATGGAGTTGGTTTTCCGCGCCCGCGCCTTCAATGCGGAACCCCATAATGTCGAGATCGGTCTGGGATGTGATGGCGCTGAAGCGTGTGAAGCCTGGATGCCCATTCGTATCCGGCAAGGTAATTGGTCGGAATTCCGCATCGGGCTGAGTTGTTTCGGTGATGCAGGTGTCGATATGACAACCATCAATCGCCCTTTCATGTTGCGCACGGTTGATGTGGCAGGCGAAATCGGTCTCAGCGAAATCGGATTGGGATCGGATGTCGACGCGATCCGGACCTGTGGAACGGAATAG
- a CDS encoding glycoside hydrolase family 3 N-terminal domain-containing protein, which yields MTDVLKDRMGFNGFVVGDWNGHGLIDGCTSTDCPEAFMAGVDMYMAPDSWRELYHSTLEHVRSGRISEDRLNDAVRRILRVKVTAGLFEQVAPSQRPLANDISVLAAPEHRDVARRAVRQSLVLLKILISYCHSIRE from the coding sequence TTGACCGACGTCCTGAAAGACCGGATGGGATTTAATGGTTTCGTGGTGGGTGACTGGAATGGCCATGGATTGATAGACGGCTGCACCTCTACCGACTGTCCCGAAGCCTTCATGGCCGGTGTCGACATGTACATGGCGCCGGACAGTTGGCGAGAACTCTATCACTCGACACTGGAACATGTCCGGTCGGGCCGTATTTCCGAGGACAGACTGAATGACGCTGTACGCCGCATTCTCCGGGTTAAGGTGACAGCAGGACTGTTTGAACAGGTGGCGCCGAGTCAGCGCCCGTTGGCCAATGACATATCCGTTCTTGCTGCACCGGAACATCGCGATGTTGCCCGCCGCGCAGTTCGGCAATCCCTGGTGCTCCTGAAAATACTGATCAGTTATTGCCACTCGATCCGGGAATAA
- a CDS encoding glycoside hydrolase family 9 protein, which produces MCLGRDRTLSDDGEEAYRDEAERWIESLAENPTLNLYWGGVGTLPALGLSVPMALESDGLADRARQVLVTLADSYLAMRQTNGYRLPTTPDIYSWGSNGNFANRAIVLGAAHDLTGRHDYRNAMIDILDYLTGRNALDQSYVAGHGERAMQNAHHRFWAAGADEEYPVAPPGALSGGANNRNMADSVAREIQGQCAAQRCWVDHVDAYALNEVAINWNAPFVWMLVYLHSTAIQPVRPEPD; this is translated from the coding sequence ATTTGCCTGGGCCGCGACAGAACTTTATCTGACGACGGGGAGGAAGCCTACCGCGATGAAGCGGAACGATGGATAGAATCGCTGGCCGAAAATCCGACCCTGAACTTATATTGGGGTGGTGTCGGGACCTTGCCTGCGCTTGGCTTGTCGGTGCCGATGGCGCTGGAAAGTGATGGGCTGGCGGACAGGGCCCGGCAGGTCCTCGTGACCCTTGCCGATAGCTATCTCGCTATGCGGCAGACGAATGGATATCGCCTGCCAACGACGCCGGACATCTATTCCTGGGGCTCCAACGGCAATTTTGCCAATCGGGCAATCGTCCTCGGGGCCGCCCATGACCTCACCGGGCGCCATGACTATCGCAATGCCATGATTGATATTCTGGATTATCTTACCGGTCGCAATGCGCTGGATCAGTCATACGTGGCCGGTCATGGCGAACGAGCCATGCAAAATGCCCATCACCGGTTCTGGGCCGCCGGAGCAGACGAGGAATACCCGGTCGCTCCGCCCGGCGCCCTTTCTGGTGGCGCCAATAATCGCAATATGGCGGACTCCGTCGCCCGGGAAATACAGGGGCAGTGCGCCGCGCAGAGATGTTGGGTTGACCATGTCGATGCCTATGCGCTCAATGAAGTCGCGATCAACTGGAATGCGCCATTCGTCTGGATGCTCGTATATCTGCATTCAACCGCCATACAGCCCGTTCGCCCTGAACCGGATTGA
- a CDS encoding glycoside hydrolase family 9 protein: protein MPLPQLPEDAEADRYLFPPSTAGTLNLAAVAAQCARLWRHLDQAFSEVCRSAAVRAYEAALRFPTSMPTIILTAAARTAIQMFLTNLPGPRQNFI from the coding sequence TTGCCATTACCGCAATTGCCGGAAGACGCTGAAGCCGATCGCTATCTGTTTCCTCCTTCAACAGCCGGCACCTTGAATCTGGCCGCCGTTGCCGCGCAATGCGCCCGGCTCTGGAGGCACCTCGATCAGGCTTTTTCCGAGGTTTGTCGCAGTGCGGCTGTACGAGCCTATGAGGCAGCTCTGCGATTTCCGACCTCTATGCCCACAATAATTTTGACGGCGGCGGCCCGTACGGCGATCCAGATGTTTCTGACGAATTTGCCTGGGCCGCGACAGAACTTTATCTGA
- a CDS encoding peptidase S1: protein MPDPQTINVVAGGPNNVSAATGGQCAGYAAEAPDVRINFSGGSFDRINFSALSNADTTLIVNDPNGTWWCDDDSGNGLNPLIELTPMSGQYDIWVGTYSPNTAPATLAISELPMAARRFSLRHPLCPRLFRAKL, encoded by the coding sequence TTGCCCGATCCGCAAACCATCAACGTAGTGGCCGGCGGACCCAATAATGTATCGGCTGCAACCGGTGGCCAATGCGCCGGCTATGCCGCCGAAGCCCCGGATGTCCGCATCAACTTCTCCGGTGGATCCTTTGACCGGATCAATTTCTCGGCGCTTTCCAACGCCGACACGACATTGATCGTCAACGATCCCAACGGTACCTGGTGGTGTGACGATGACAGCGGCAATGGCCTGAACCCATTGATCGAACTGACCCCCATGAGCGGCCAGTACGACATCTGGGTCGGAACCTACAGCCCGAATACTGCACCCGCCACGCTGGCGATTTCAGAGCTTCCTATGGCAGCGCGCCGATTCAGCCTCCGGCACCCGTTATGCCCGCGCCTGTTTCGGGCCAAACTATAA
- a CDS encoding DUF3604 domain-containing protein, translating to MSDAGGAETQNVAERILPPDGEAPAQSLRITREDLIANAGFQMTEVERQASYFTSGGLVAAHVSERSRDGVWNALENRQVYATSGLRQLLWFDLVDENGDSLAGMGAETERMDNPVFRAGPPVPCARMKAARIIPSGV from the coding sequence ATGTCCGATGCCGGTGGTGCGGAGACCCAGAATGTCGCCGAACGCATCCTGCCGCCGGACGGCGAGGCCCCTGCACAGTCCTTGAGGATTACCCGCGAGGATTTGATTGCCAATGCCGGCTTCCAGATGACCGAGGTCGAACGTCAGGCGAGCTACTTCACGTCCGGCGGGCTGGTGGCAGCGCATGTCAGCGAACGCTCTCGTGACGGTGTCTGGAATGCGCTTGAGAACCGGCAAGTCTATGCCACGTCCGGTCTGCGCCAGTTGTTGTGGTTTGATCTGGTGGATGAGAATGGCGACAGCCTTGCCGGAATGGGCGCCGAAACCGAGCGGATGGACAATCCGGTCTTCCGGGCCGGGCCGCCGGTTCCCTGCGCCAGAATGAAGGCTGCCCGGATTATTCCGTCCGGGGTCTGA